The following are encoded together in the Thermomonas brevis genome:
- a CDS encoding FAD-dependent oxidoreductase yields the protein MAALRTDVLVIGGGLAGIVAALEALRAGKRVALVDRDTPERFGGLALWAFGGMALVGTPLQARRKITDSPERAFADWMRFGELDPQDAHAVAWARHYVERSRADVHDWLLAHGITFMPAVNWVERGRDGDGNSMPRYHIVWGTSRELARRMIAALHEAGANGKLVLLHRHRATALETRDGRMAGALAVDEATGEELHIDAPAVVLATGGINGGHAETRRNWPPDRPLPATMLNGAHPYADGRMHHAAEGLGAQLVRAGEMWNYAAGFPHPFPHFEGHGLSAIPCKSALWLDHAGRRIGPEPLVTGFDTHWLCRRVAEQEKPWTWHLLNWRIAAKEFAISGAEHNPRIRNKQFLRFLKETLLGNHRLVRQMQRESPHFLVDDTLAGLAEKMNALTCSHDIDPATLQATADAFDANFAPGANPDADMQVRRILHARQWGPDRLRTCKPAPLQKPGAGPFIAVHMQLITRKSLGGLRTDLHSRVLDAADAPIPGLYCVGEAAGFGGGGANGKRSLEGTFLPGCILTARAAARAIASGH from the coding sequence ATGGCGGCATTGCGGACGGACGTACTGGTCATCGGCGGCGGCCTCGCCGGGATCGTGGCGGCGCTGGAAGCCCTGCGCGCCGGCAAGCGCGTGGCGCTGGTGGACCGCGACACGCCGGAACGCTTCGGCGGGCTGGCGCTGTGGGCGTTCGGCGGCATGGCGCTGGTCGGCACGCCGTTGCAGGCGCGCAGAAAGATCACCGATTCGCCCGAGCGCGCGTTCGCCGACTGGATGCGCTTCGGCGAACTCGACCCGCAGGACGCGCATGCCGTGGCGTGGGCGCGCCACTACGTCGAGCGCTCGCGCGCCGACGTGCACGACTGGCTGCTGGCCCACGGGATCACCTTCATGCCGGCGGTGAACTGGGTCGAGCGCGGGCGCGACGGCGACGGCAATTCGATGCCGCGCTACCACATCGTCTGGGGCACGTCGCGCGAGCTGGCGCGGCGGATGATCGCCGCGCTGCATGAGGCCGGTGCGAACGGAAAGCTCGTCCTGCTGCATCGCCACCGCGCGACCGCGCTGGAAACGCGCGACGGCCGCATGGCCGGCGCGCTGGCGGTGGACGAAGCCACCGGCGAGGAACTGCACATCGACGCGCCCGCAGTGGTGCTGGCGACCGGCGGCATCAACGGCGGCCACGCCGAGACGCGCCGCAACTGGCCGCCGGATCGCCCGTTGCCCGCCACGATGCTCAACGGCGCGCATCCCTACGCCGACGGCCGCATGCACCACGCCGCCGAAGGGTTGGGCGCGCAGCTCGTCCGCGCCGGCGAGATGTGGAACTACGCCGCCGGCTTTCCGCATCCGTTCCCGCATTTCGAAGGCCACGGGCTGTCGGCGATCCCGTGCAAGTCGGCGCTGTGGCTGGACCATGCGGGCCGGCGCATCGGTCCCGAGCCGCTGGTGACCGGCTTCGATACGCACTGGCTGTGCCGGCGCGTGGCCGAGCAGGAGAAGCCGTGGACCTGGCATCTGCTCAACTGGCGCATCGCCGCCAAGGAGTTCGCGATCTCCGGCGCGGAGCACAACCCGCGCATCCGCAATAAACAGTTCCTGCGCTTCCTCAAGGAAACGCTGCTGGGCAACCACCGGCTGGTACGGCAGATGCAGCGCGAGAGCCCGCACTTCCTGGTCGACGACACCCTGGCCGGGCTGGCGGAAAAAATGAACGCCCTGACCTGCTCGCACGACATCGACCCGGCAACGCTGCAGGCCACCGCCGACGCCTTCGACGCGAACTTCGCCCCCGGCGCGAACCCCGACGCCGACATGCAGGTGCGCCGCATCCTGCACGCACGGCAGTGGGGCCCGGATCGCCTGCGCACCTGCAAGCCGGCGCCGTTGCAAAAGCCCGGCGCGGGCCCGTTCATCGCCGTCCACATGCAGCTGATCACCCGCAAGAGCCTGGGCGGCCTGCGCACCGACCTGCACAGCCGCGTGCTGGACGCGGCCGATGCGCCGATCCCCGGCCTGTACTGCGTGGGCGAGGCGGCCGGCTTCGGCGGCGGCGGTGCCAACGGCAAGCGCTCGCTGGAGGGCACCTTCCTGCCCGGCTGCATCCTCACCGCGCGCGCGGCGGCCCGCGCGATCGCTTCCGGACACTGA
- a CDS encoding acetolactate synthase large subunit: MNGAQALMKTLADAGIEVCFSNPGTSEMHFVAALDSEPRMRAVLALFEGVATGAADGYARMAGKPAAALLHLGCGLGNGLANLHNARKGKVPVVNIVGDHATHHVPFDAQLQSDIETVARNVSPGFVRTSKSTAALCGDAVDAIQAARGLPGQVATLILPADVSWGEGGTPCPPPPPPAPLPADDATIAAIAGTIRGGGKTALLLGGQALREPALLTAARIAAQHGVKLHCEVFPTRLERGAGLPAVERIAYLAELATLQLTGIEHLILVDAKPPVSFFAYPGKASDLVPDGCAVHTLATPAQDAAASLEKLAAALGATQATPALQPAARPPRPRGRLTAAKVCKAVGHLLPERAIVVDEAITSGLLLGTMTAGCPRHDLLTLTGGAIGQGLPNAVGAAIACPDRPVLALVGDGSAMYTIQALWTMAREHLDVTVIVFNNASYSVLNVELERVGADAAVGSKAKSQLDLHGPVLDFARLAQGMGVHAARADTAEDFCKALEYALTQPGPHLIEAVVPESLGGAKRRVLPWLLRSLPNLPLPVARALKRKIAP; the protein is encoded by the coding sequence ATGAACGGCGCGCAAGCCCTGATGAAGACCCTGGCCGACGCCGGCATCGAGGTCTGCTTCTCCAACCCCGGCACCAGCGAGATGCACTTCGTCGCCGCGCTCGATTCCGAGCCGCGCATGCGCGCCGTGCTGGCGCTGTTCGAGGGCGTGGCCACCGGCGCCGCCGACGGCTACGCGCGGATGGCCGGCAAGCCCGCCGCCGCCCTGCTCCACCTCGGCTGCGGCCTCGGCAACGGGCTGGCCAACCTGCACAACGCGCGCAAGGGCAAGGTGCCGGTGGTCAACATCGTCGGCGACCACGCGACCCACCACGTGCCGTTCGACGCGCAATTGCAATCCGACATCGAGACTGTAGCGCGCAACGTCTCGCCCGGCTTCGTGCGCACATCGAAAAGCACCGCCGCGCTGTGCGGCGACGCGGTGGACGCGATCCAAGCCGCGCGCGGCCTGCCGGGACAGGTGGCGACGCTGATCCTGCCCGCCGACGTGTCCTGGGGCGAAGGCGGCACGCCCTGCCCGCCTCCGCCGCCGCCCGCGCCGCTGCCGGCCGACGACGCCACCATCGCCGCGATTGCCGGCACGATCCGCGGCGGCGGCAAGACCGCGCTGCTGCTCGGCGGGCAGGCGCTGCGCGAACCGGCGCTGCTGACCGCCGCGCGCATCGCCGCGCAACATGGCGTGAAGCTGCACTGCGAGGTGTTCCCCACGCGCCTGGAACGCGGCGCCGGCTTGCCTGCGGTGGAACGCATCGCCTATCTGGCCGAGCTGGCGACATTGCAACTGACCGGCATCGAACATCTGATTCTGGTCGATGCCAAGCCGCCGGTGTCGTTCTTCGCCTATCCCGGCAAGGCCAGCGACCTGGTGCCGGATGGCTGCGCCGTGCATACGCTGGCGACGCCGGCACAGGATGCCGCCGCCAGCCTCGAAAAGCTCGCCGCCGCGCTGGGCGCGACGCAGGCAACGCCCGCGCTGCAACCGGCCGCGCGCCCGCCGCGCCCGCGCGGACGGCTGACCGCCGCCAAGGTCTGCAAGGCGGTCGGCCACCTGCTGCCGGAACGCGCCATCGTCGTCGACGAGGCGATCACCTCGGGCCTGCTGCTGGGCACCATGACCGCCGGCTGCCCGCGCCACGACCTGCTCACCCTGACCGGAGGCGCGATCGGTCAGGGGCTGCCAAACGCGGTAGGCGCGGCCATCGCCTGCCCGGATCGCCCGGTGCTGGCGCTGGTCGGCGACGGCAGCGCGATGTACACGATCCAGGCGCTGTGGACGATGGCGCGCGAACACCTCGACGTTACCGTCATCGTCTTCAACAACGCCTCCTACTCGGTGCTCAACGTGGAACTGGAACGCGTCGGCGCGGATGCCGCGGTGGGCAGCAAGGCCAAGTCGCAGCTCGACCTGCACGGCCCGGTGCTGGACTTCGCGCGACTGGCGCAGGGCATGGGCGTGCACGCCGCGCGCGCCGACACCGCCGAGGACTTCTGCAAGGCGCTGGAATACGCGCTGACACAGCCGGGCCCACACCTGATCGAAGCGGTGGTGCCGGAATCGCTGGGCGGCGCCAAGCGCCGTGTGCTGCCGTGGCTGCTGCGCTCGCTGCCCAATCTTCCGCTGCCGGTGGCGCGGGCGTTGAAACGCAAGATCGCGCCATAG
- a CDS encoding thiamine pyrophosphate-dependent enzyme, which yields MFATVPNPIPARMKGLNRAEICDVNFQEFVRGWNGQAQPRPAPDEAILDGSALDARGFRELFESQLISRHLDLMARVLRVQNKVFYTIGSSGHEGNAMVARAARHTDPAFLHYRSGGFMAERFRKLPGMDPIMDSALSFAASAEDPASGGRHKVWGSKPLWVLPQTSTIASHLPKALGTAVAIEAARRIGHQLPIPDDSIAICSFGDASANHATAQTAFNAASWTAYQKLPAPVLYVCEDNGIGISVKTPGGWIAESFRSRPDLDYFFADGLDLAAGYGDVLRAVEHCRRTRRPTFLHLRTQRIMGHAGTDFEIEWRSIDELCAVEAGDPLLRSAAIALESGLMSKDEILALYEDTRKKCFAAAEDADRRPRIETLEHVMAPLAPYTPDKVAAEAARAPSLEARVKAFGSEDKLPESLPPRHLAIQINNALHDLFAKYPETLLFGEDVAQKGGVYTVTKGLHKAFGNRRVFNTLLDETMILGMAQGFANVGMLPIPEIQYLAYLHNAIDQIRGEAASLQFFSNGQYANPMVVRIAGLGYQRGFGGHFHNDNSVTALRDIPGIVVGCPSRGDDAAMMLRTLAALAKVDGRVTVFLEPIALYMTKDLFDAGDGGWLTEYPAPDRAMTLGEERVYSPDATDCVIFSYGNGMPMSLRAARAIEAKHGWKVRVVDLRWLVPLNHAAIAKHAGECDRILVVDEGRFSAGIGEGVITAITEAGFGGKPIRRVVGADTYTPLAGAAFLVIPKDEDIVAAAALL from the coding sequence ATGTTCGCCACCGTTCCCAATCCCATCCCGGCCCGCATGAAGGGCCTGAACCGCGCCGAGATCTGCGACGTCAATTTCCAGGAGTTCGTGCGCGGCTGGAACGGCCAGGCGCAGCCGAGGCCCGCCCCGGATGAAGCCATCCTCGATGGCAGCGCGCTGGACGCGCGCGGTTTCCGCGAGCTGTTCGAATCGCAGCTCATCAGCCGCCACCTCGACCTGATGGCACGCGTGCTGCGCGTGCAGAACAAGGTCTTCTACACCATCGGCAGCAGCGGCCACGAAGGCAATGCGATGGTCGCGCGCGCCGCGCGGCATACCGATCCGGCCTTCCTGCACTACCGCAGCGGCGGCTTCATGGCCGAACGCTTCCGCAAGCTGCCCGGCATGGATCCGATCATGGATTCGGCGCTGTCGTTCGCGGCCAGCGCGGAAGACCCGGCCTCCGGCGGTCGCCACAAGGTTTGGGGCAGCAAGCCGCTGTGGGTGCTGCCGCAGACCTCGACCATCGCTTCGCACCTGCCGAAGGCGCTGGGCACGGCGGTCGCCATCGAGGCCGCGCGCCGGATCGGGCATCAGTTGCCGATCCCGGACGATTCCATCGCGATCTGCTCGTTCGGCGACGCCAGCGCCAACCACGCCACCGCGCAGACCGCGTTCAACGCGGCCAGCTGGACGGCCTACCAGAAGCTGCCGGCGCCGGTGCTGTACGTGTGCGAGGACAACGGCATCGGCATCTCGGTGAAGACGCCGGGCGGCTGGATCGCCGAGAGCTTCCGCAGCCGGCCCGACCTCGACTACTTCTTCGCCGACGGCCTCGACCTCGCCGCCGGCTACGGCGACGTGCTGCGCGCGGTGGAGCACTGCCGCCGCACCCGCCGGCCGACCTTCCTGCATCTGCGCACCCAGCGCATCATGGGCCACGCCGGCACCGACTTCGAGATCGAGTGGCGCAGCATCGATGAGCTGTGCGCGGTGGAAGCGGGCGATCCTCTGCTGCGCAGCGCCGCGATCGCGCTGGAATCCGGGCTGATGTCGAAGGACGAGATCCTCGCCCTGTACGAAGACACGCGGAAGAAGTGCTTCGCCGCCGCCGAGGATGCCGACCGTCGCCCGCGCATCGAGACGCTGGAGCACGTGATGGCGCCGCTGGCGCCGTACACGCCGGACAAGGTCGCGGCCGAAGCCGCGCGCGCGCCGTCGCTGGAGGCCCGCGTCAAGGCGTTCGGCAGCGAGGACAAGCTGCCGGAATCGCTGCCGCCGCGCCACCTCGCCATCCAGATCAACAACGCGCTGCACGACCTGTTCGCCAAGTATCCGGAGACGCTGTTGTTCGGCGAGGACGTGGCGCAGAAGGGCGGCGTCTACACGGTGACCAAGGGCCTGCACAAGGCGTTCGGCAACCGCCGCGTGTTCAACACGCTGCTGGACGAAACCATGATCCTGGGCATGGCGCAGGGCTTCGCCAACGTCGGCATGCTGCCGATCCCGGAGATCCAGTACCTGGCCTACCTGCACAACGCCATCGACCAGATCCGCGGCGAGGCGGCGTCGCTGCAGTTCTTCAGCAATGGCCAGTACGCCAACCCGATGGTGGTGCGCATCGCCGGTCTCGGCTACCAGCGCGGCTTCGGCGGCCACTTCCACAACGACAACTCGGTGACCGCGCTGCGCGACATCCCGGGCATCGTGGTCGGTTGCCCCTCGCGCGGCGACGACGCGGCGATGATGCTGCGCACGCTGGCAGCGCTGGCGAAGGTGGACGGGCGGGTGACGGTGTTCCTCGAACCCATCGCGCTGTACATGACCAAGGACCTGTTTGATGCCGGCGACGGCGGCTGGCTGACCGAATATCCCGCTCCAGACCGGGCCATGACGCTGGGCGAGGAGCGCGTCTACAGCCCGGACGCCACCGACTGCGTGATCTTCAGCTACGGCAACGGCATGCCGATGAGCCTGCGCGCGGCGCGCGCCATCGAGGCGAAGCACGGCTGGAAGGTGCGCGTGGTCGACCTGCGCTGGCTGGTGCCGCTGAACCACGCGGCCATCGCGAAGCATGCGGGTGAGTGCGACCGCATCCTCGTGGTCGACGAAGGCCGCTTCAGCGCCGGCATCGGCGAAGGCGTGATCACCGCAATCACCGAGGCGGGTTTCGGCGGCAAGCCGATCCGCCGCGTGGTCGGCGCGGATACCTACACGCCGCTGGCCGGCGCGGCGTTCCTGGTGATTCCGAAGGACGAGGACATCGTGGCAGCGGCGGCGCTTTTGTAA
- a CDS encoding glutathione S-transferase family protein, translating to MITVYGFSPSGNCHKVRLLLEQLGRSYAWIETDSAHGATRTPGYLAKNPNGKVPMIERDDGGVLVESNAILCWLAEGTPFLPADPWRKAQALSWMFFEQYSHEPYIAVARFVCGWTLADSPRRAELPKLRERGHAALAVMERHLASQPWFTGDEYGVADIALYAYTCVAPHGGIALDAYPAVRGWLARVEATPGFVPLPAPDAAAQALIDQST from the coding sequence ATGATCACGGTTTACGGCTTCTCGCCCTCGGGCAACTGCCACAAGGTGCGGCTGCTGCTGGAACAGCTTGGCCGCTCCTATGCCTGGATCGAAACCGACAGCGCGCACGGCGCGACGCGGACGCCGGGGTATTTGGCGAAGAATCCAAACGGCAAGGTGCCGATGATCGAGCGCGACGACGGCGGCGTCCTTGTCGAGTCGAACGCGATCCTGTGCTGGCTGGCGGAGGGCACCCCCTTCCTGCCGGCCGATCCGTGGCGGAAGGCGCAGGCGCTGAGCTGGATGTTCTTCGAGCAGTACAGCCACGAGCCGTACATCGCGGTGGCGCGCTTCGTCTGCGGCTGGACGCTGGCGGATTCGCCGCGTCGCGCCGAATTGCCGAAGCTGCGCGAGCGTGGCCACGCCGCGCTGGCGGTGATGGAACGGCACCTCGCGTCGCAGCCCTGGTTCACCGGCGATGAATACGGCGTCGCCGACATCGCGCTGTACGCCTACACCTGCGTCGCGCCGCACGGCGGCATCGCGCTGGACGCGTATCCGGCCGTTCGCGGCTGGTTGGCCCGCGTCGAGGCCACGCCCGGTTTCGTGCCGCTGCCCGCGCCCGATGCCGCGGCGCAGGCGCTGATCGACCAATCCACATGA
- a CDS encoding GNAT family N-acetyltransferase, whose translation MKIDDIRIETDRLILRPPRLEDFDGFAEMQGDADAARFIGGHVGRAEAWRRFLWQPGAWLVQGFGMFAVVEKASGEWLGQIGPWKPEGWPGNEIGYAFHPRAWGKGYATEAGTAAVDWAFAHLGWDDIIHCIDPGNVASQNVAKRLGSTLKGPGKLPPPFQDVPIEVWGQTRSQWLARREGSAA comes from the coding sequence TTGAAGATCGACGACATCCGCATCGAAACCGACCGCCTGATCCTGCGCCCGCCGCGCCTCGAGGATTTCGACGGCTTCGCGGAAATGCAGGGCGACGCGGATGCTGCGCGCTTCATCGGCGGGCATGTCGGCCGCGCGGAAGCGTGGCGGCGGTTCCTGTGGCAGCCGGGCGCGTGGCTGGTGCAGGGCTTCGGCATGTTCGCCGTGGTCGAGAAGGCCAGCGGCGAGTGGCTGGGACAGATTGGGCCGTGGAAGCCGGAAGGCTGGCCGGGCAACGAGATCGGCTACGCCTTCCATCCGCGCGCCTGGGGCAAGGGCTACGCGACCGAAGCCGGCACCGCCGCCGTCGACTGGGCCTTCGCCCATCTCGGCTGGGACGACATCATCCACTGCATCGACCCGGGCAACGTCGCCTCGCAGAACGTGGCGAAGCGGCTCGGCTCGACGCTGAAAGGTCCGGGCAAGCTGCCGCCGCCGTTCCAGGACGTGCCGATCGAGGTCTGGGGCCAGACCCGCTCGCAGTGGCTCGCACGCCGAGAAGGGAGCGCCGCATGA
- a CDS encoding acyl-CoA dehydrogenase family protein produces the protein MALHPYDLYDVRSLLSEEERAVQDTVARFTDERVIPIIGDAFDAGRFPKELVPEIAELGLLGSSLPEKYGCAGLNGVSYGLICQELERGDSGIRSFVSVQSSLCMYPIYAYGSEEQRMRWLPDMAAGKVIGCFGLTEPHGGSDPANMKTRAVRDGGDWVINGSKMWITNGNLADIAIVWAQTDEGIQGFVLEKGMPGFTAQEIKHKMSLRASVTSALFFDNVRVPDSSRLPNVKGLKGPLGCLTQARYGITWGPIGAAIACLDEALNYSKERILFDRPVAATQSAQIKLAEMARRITLAQLLVLQLGRLKDAGTMQPQQVSLAKWNNCRMAIDIARECRDLLGGAGITTEHAAIRHALNLESVITYEGTETVHQLVIGRELTGINAF, from the coding sequence ATGGCCCTGCACCCGTACGATCTCTACGACGTCCGCTCCCTGCTGAGCGAGGAAGAACGCGCGGTGCAGGACACCGTGGCGCGCTTCACCGACGAGCGCGTCATCCCGATCATCGGCGATGCCTTCGACGCGGGCCGCTTCCCGAAGGAACTGGTGCCGGAGATCGCGGAACTGGGCCTGCTCGGTTCGTCGCTGCCGGAGAAGTACGGCTGCGCCGGCCTCAACGGCGTCAGCTACGGCCTGATCTGCCAGGAGCTGGAGCGCGGCGATTCCGGCATCCGCAGCTTCGTGTCGGTGCAGAGCTCGCTGTGCATGTACCCGATCTACGCCTACGGCAGCGAGGAGCAGCGCATGCGCTGGCTGCCGGACATGGCCGCGGGCAAGGTGATCGGCTGCTTCGGCCTGACCGAGCCGCACGGCGGTTCCGACCCGGCCAACATGAAGACCCGCGCGGTGCGCGACGGCGGCGACTGGGTGATCAACGGCTCCAAGATGTGGATCACCAACGGCAACCTGGCCGACATCGCCATCGTCTGGGCGCAGACCGACGAGGGCATCCAGGGCTTCGTGCTGGAGAAGGGCATGCCCGGCTTCACCGCGCAGGAGATCAAGCACAAGATGTCGCTGCGCGCCTCCGTCACCAGCGCGCTGTTCTTCGACAACGTGCGCGTGCCGGATTCCAGCCGCCTGCCGAACGTGAAGGGCCTGAAGGGCCCGCTGGGCTGCCTGACGCAGGCGCGCTACGGCATCACCTGGGGCCCGATCGGCGCCGCCATCGCCTGCCTCGACGAGGCGCTGAACTATTCCAAGGAACGCATCCTGTTCGACCGCCCGGTGGCGGCGACCCAGAGCGCGCAGATCAAGCTGGCCGAGATGGCCCGCCGCATCACCCTGGCGCAACTGCTGGTGCTGCAGCTCGGCCGCCTGAAGGATGCCGGCACCATGCAGCCGCAGCAGGTCTCGCTGGCGAAGTGGAACAACTGCCGCATGGCGATCGACATCGCGCGCGAATGCCGCGACCTGCTCGGCGGCGCCGGCATCACCACCGAGCACGCCGCGATCCGCCACGCGCTGAACCTGGAATCGGTCATCACCTACGAAGGCACGGAAACCGTGCACCAGTTGGTGATCGGGCGCGAGTTGACCGGCATCAACGCGTTCTGA
- a CDS encoding glycine zipper 2TM domain-containing protein, giving the protein MKNNTLAIALAALLVGGVATAGYMNSRSHDKAAAPSPIAAQQALAADGSEPLPADNAIPASGKVEYADVLDVKAITEREPLYATVIGTEPVRESSTTSSPHEVCEDVVVQERLPERDGNVGGTVAGAVIGGLVGNQIGKGNGRKLATVGGAVAGGMIGNKVDKNHVGGKVVERTERQCHTVSNTSTSSRTVAWNVTYRNPDGTTGSMRTEKKPGSRIALGDGSKTVGYDVTYQLDGEQHTVRMDQKPGTRLPVIDGQVVTQTASVGANAVR; this is encoded by the coding sequence ATGAAGAACAACACGCTTGCCATTGCGCTTGCCGCGCTGCTGGTCGGTGGCGTCGCCACCGCCGGCTACATGAACAGCCGCAGCCACGACAAGGCGGCGGCGCCTTCGCCCATCGCCGCCCAGCAGGCCCTCGCGGCCGACGGCAGCGAGCCGCTGCCCGCCGACAACGCCATCCCGGCCTCGGGCAAGGTGGAATACGCCGACGTCCTGGACGTGAAGGCGATCACCGAGCGCGAACCGCTGTACGCCACCGTGATCGGCACCGAGCCGGTGCGCGAATCCAGCACGACCTCCTCACCGCACGAAGTCTGCGAAGACGTGGTGGTGCAGGAGCGCCTGCCCGAGCGCGACGGCAACGTCGGCGGCACCGTGGCCGGCGCGGTCATCGGCGGTTTGGTCGGCAACCAGATCGGCAAAGGCAACGGCCGCAAGCTCGCCACCGTGGGCGGCGCCGTGGCCGGCGGCATGATCGGCAACAAGGTCGACAAGAACCACGTCGGCGGCAAGGTGGTTGAGCGCACCGAGCGCCAGTGCCATACCGTCAGCAACACCTCCACCAGCTCGCGCACCGTGGCCTGGAACGTGACCTACCGCAACCCGGACGGCACCACCGGCAGCATGCGCACCGAGAAGAAGCCGGGCAGCCGCATCGCGCTGGGCGACGGCAGCAAGACCGTCGGTTACGACGTGACCTACCAGCTGGACGGCGAACAGCACACCGTGCGCATGGACCAGAAGCCGGGCACGCGCCTGCCGGTCATTGACGGCCAGGTGGTGACCCAGACCGCGTCGGTCGGGGCCAACGCGGTGCGCTGA
- a CDS encoding DUF6116 family protein, which translates to MANPLIAPLLRWLGKLSFPRLFLLSAVLFFLDLLIPDFIPFADEILLGLGTLLLARWKKKPDAAKPPIEGEVRR; encoded by the coding sequence ATGGCCAATCCCCTGATCGCACCGCTGCTCCGCTGGCTCGGCAAGCTCAGCTTCCCGCGCCTGTTCCTGCTGTCCGCCGTGCTGTTCTTCCTCGACCTGCTGATCCCCGACTTCATTCCGTTCGCGGACGAAATCCTGCTCGGCCTGGGCACGCTGCTGCTGGCACGCTGGAAGAAGAAGCCAGACGCCGCCAAGCCGCCCATCGAAGGCGAAGTCCGGCGCTGA
- a CDS encoding TatD family hydrolase, giving the protein MIDSHSHFDAPEFDADRDAVHARALAAGVGVQIVPAVDAAGWPKLKAVCAQFPGLFAAYGLHPMYLAEHRPEHLRELRDWLERERPVAVGECGLDFFVEGLDVEAQQAYFDGQLRLAREFDLPVIVHARRAVDAVIASIRKVDGLRGVVHSFSGSAEQAAQLHKLGFLLGIGGPVTYERANRLRQTVAAMPLAQLLLETDSPDQPDAAHRGERNEPAHLVEVLDAVAELRGVSREALAAATTANAERLFGLS; this is encoded by the coding sequence CTGATCGACAGCCACAGCCATTTCGACGCGCCGGAATTCGACGCCGACCGCGACGCCGTCCATGCGCGCGCGCTGGCGGCGGGCGTCGGCGTGCAGATCGTGCCGGCCGTCGATGCCGCCGGCTGGCCGAAGCTGAAAGCCGTCTGCGCGCAATTCCCCGGCCTGTTCGCCGCCTACGGGCTGCACCCAATGTACCTGGCCGAGCATCGACCGGAGCACCTGCGCGAACTGCGCGACTGGCTCGAGCGCGAGCGCCCGGTCGCGGTGGGCGAATGCGGGCTGGATTTCTTCGTCGAAGGCCTGGACGTCGAGGCGCAGCAGGCGTATTTCGACGGCCAGCTGCGGCTGGCGCGCGAGTTCGACCTGCCGGTGATCGTGCACGCGCGGCGCGCGGTGGACGCGGTGATCGCCTCGATCCGCAAGGTCGACGGCCTGCGCGGCGTGGTCCACAGCTTTTCCGGCAGCGCCGAGCAGGCCGCGCAGCTGCACAAGCTCGGCTTCCTGCTCGGGATCGGCGGACCGGTGACGTACGAGCGCGCGAACCGCCTGCGCCAGACCGTGGCGGCGATGCCGCTGGCGCAGCTGCTGCTGGAAACCGATTCGCCCGACCAGCCCGACGCGGCGCATCGCGGCGAGCGCAACGAGCCGGCGCATCTGGTCGAGGTGCTGGATGCTGTGGCGGAGCTGCGCGGCGTTTCGCGCGAAGCACTGGCGGCCGCGACCACGGCGAATGCGGAGCGCCTGTTCGGCCTCTCCTGA
- a CDS encoding tRNA threonylcarbamoyladenosine dehydratase yields METALKERFGGIDRLYGSGALARLSACHVTVVGIGGVGSWAVEALARSGIGKLTLIDADDLCVSNTNRQLPALEGQYGRAKIEAMAERCRAINPHIVLDLKPQFLTPSNLDELLGTPVDLVLDACDSFRSKVEMIAYCRRRKQPIIAVGSAGGRSDVTQIRVRDLSRTEHDAMLSLIRKKLRGEFNFPKNHDRYFGVPAVYSLENVRYPQADGSVCGVRPQLGKDEALKLDCGAGLGAATHVTGAFAFAAVGKAMEMLLKAKAPPASG; encoded by the coding sequence ATGGAAACGGCATTGAAAGAACGCTTCGGCGGCATCGACCGCCTGTACGGCAGCGGCGCACTGGCGCGGCTGTCGGCCTGCCACGTCACCGTGGTCGGGATCGGCGGCGTCGGCTCGTGGGCGGTGGAGGCGCTGGCCCGCAGCGGCATCGGCAAGTTGACCCTGATCGACGCCGACGACCTGTGCGTCTCCAACACCAACCGCCAGCTGCCGGCGCTCGAAGGCCAGTACGGCCGCGCCAAGATCGAGGCGATGGCGGAGCGCTGCCGGGCGATCAACCCGCACATCGTCCTCGACCTGAAGCCGCAGTTCCTGACGCCGTCCAACCTGGACGAACTGCTGGGAACGCCGGTGGATCTGGTGCTGGACGCCTGCGACAGTTTCCGCAGCAAGGTCGAGATGATCGCCTACTGCCGCCGCCGCAAGCAGCCCATCATCGCGGTCGGCTCGGCCGGCGGGCGCAGCGACGTCACCCAGATCCGCGTGCGCGATCTCTCGCGCACCGAGCACGACGCGATGCTCTCGCTGATCCGCAAGAAGCTGCGCGGCGAGTTCAATTTCCCGAAGAACCACGACCGCTACTTCGGCGTGCCGGCGGTGTATTCGCTGGAGAACGTGCGCTACCCGCAGGCCGACGGCAGCGTCTGCGGCGTGCGCCCGCAACTGGGCAAGGACGAAGCGCTGAAGCTGGACTGCGGCGCGGGGCTCGGCGCGGCGACGCACGTGACCGGCGCGTTCGCGTTCGCGGCGGTGGGGAAGGCGATGGAGATGCTGTTGAAGGCGAAAGCGCCTCCTGCTTCGGGGTGA